One window from the genome of Pyrus communis chromosome 16, drPyrComm1.1, whole genome shotgun sequence encodes:
- the LOC137720911 gene encoding annexin D2-like, which yields MASCRVPDVVPSPVEDAEQLRKAFAGWGTNEGLIISILTHRNAAQRKLIQQAYSETYGEDLLKSFDKELSSDFERAVVLWTLAPAERDAFLANESTKLLTKNYWILLEIATTRSSHDLYQVKVAYHARYKKSLEEDVAYHTSGDVRKLLVPLLSTFRYEGDEINVPLSKKEAKILHEKISDKAYNDEELIRILTTRSKAQLNATLNQYNNEFGNAINKDLKADKDDEFLKLLRQTIKSLTFPEKYFEKVLRLAINKLGTDEGALTRVITTRAEVDLQRIKEEYYRRNSVHLDHAIVKDTSGDYEKFLVELVGHADA from the exons ATGGCGAGTTGCAGAGTGCCGGATGTGGTTCCTTCTCCAGTGGAAGACGCTGAGCAGCTCAGGAAAGCTTTTGCAG GATGGGGCACAAATGaggggttgatcatatccataCTGACTCACAGGAATGCAGCTCAGAGAAAATTAATTCAGCAGGCATACTCCGAAACCTATGGGGAAGATCTTCTCAAGTCGTTTGACAAAGAACTCTCAAGTGATTTTGAG AGGGCTGTGGTGCTGTGGACTCTGGCTCCTGCTGAGAGAGATGCATTTTTGGCTAATGAATCTACGAAGTTGTTGACTAAAAACTATTGGATACTCTTGGAAATAGCTACAACTAGGTCTTCACATGACCTGTACCAGGTAAAGGTGGCGTATCATGCCCGTTACAAGAAATCCCTTGAAGAAGATGTTGCATATCACACATCTGGAGATGTCCGCAAG CTTTTGGTTCCCCTTTTGAGCACTTTCCGATATGAGGGAGATGAGATTAACGTGCCCTTGTCAAAGAAAGAAGCTAAGATACTTCATGAGAAAATCTCAGACAAAGCCTACAATGATGAGGAGCTCATCAGGATCCTCACTACCAGAAGCAAAGCACAGCTGAATGCAACCCTCAATCAGTACAACAACGAGTTTGGAAACGCCATTAACAAG GATTTGAAGGCTGACAAAGATGATGAGTTCCTCAAACTACTAAGACAAACAATCAAAAGCTTGACCTTCCCTGAGAAATACTTCGAGAAGGTTCTTCGACTGGCCATCAACAAGCTTGGGACAGACGAAGGGGCGCTTACTAGAGTTATTACCACCCGGGCAGAGGTTGACTTGCAGCGCATCAAAGAAGAATACTACCGGAGGAACAGCGTTCATTTGGACCACGCAATTGTCAAGGACACTTCCGGAGACTACGAGAAGTTTCTTGTGGAACTGGTTGGACATGCAGATGCTTGA